The following nucleotide sequence is from Halapricum desulfuricans.
GCTTCAATCCCTCAAGGGTTCGTCTGGAACTCGCGGCGTGGCAACGCGACCACCCCGAGTTCGACGCTTCAATCCCTCAAGGGTTCGTCTGGAACTGCGTCGATGTAGGCCACACCCTTCCGCTCAACCTCGCTTCAATCCCTCAAGGGTTCGTCTGGAACTCTTTTTCAGTCCACTCTGTCGACCCGTTGTGTGTCGCTTCAATCCCTCAAGGGTTCGTCTGGAACCTTGGTCAGTCCTCTCCACACGCTCTAATTCATCCTGCTTCAATCCCTCAAGGGTTCGTCTGGAACACCCCGCTCTCCCGAACGGTTACCCCCGCGTCCGGCGCTTCAATCCCTCAAGGGTTCGTCTGGAACGCGTGCTCTGCAACTGCTCGTCCCGTCGTCTTGTGCTTCAATCCCTCAAGGGTTCGTCTGGAACTGGCGCGGTGCTCGCAGTGTACCTTCCTCATCCTTGCTTCAATCCCTCAAGGGTTCGTCTGGAACTACCGCCGGGCAACGATAGCGGCACACTCCGGACAGCTTCAATCCCTCAAGGGTTCGTCTGGAACCCGGACAGGTACGGCTCCCATCCCGACAGGCTCGCGCTTCAATCCCTCAAGGGTTCGTCTGGAACGACGTTTTCCGAGGCGGTCGCCTCAGTCACCGCGCTTCAATCCCTCAAGGGTTCGTCTGGAACCTCACCGAGCTCCTGCAGCGAGCGGTGGCTGACGTTGCTTCAATCCCTCAAGGGTTCGTCTGGAACCGTACGCGCCGACATCGTCGATGCTTGCGTACACTGCTTCAATCCCTCAAGGGTTCGTCTGGAACCGTACGCGCCGACATCGTCGATGCTTGCGTACACTGCTTCAATCCCTCAAGGGTTCGTCTGGAACGCTCACCGGGCGGGACACGATGACCGCTGACGTGAAGCTTCAATCCCTCAAGGGTTCGTCTGGAACGCGCTCGATCGCGCGTGCGCCGCTGGGGGAGGCGCTTCAATCCCTCAAGGGTTCGTCTGGAACCACCGGGCGGGACACGATGACCGCTGACGTGAAGCTTCAATCCCTCAAGGGTTCGTCTGGAACTGCTCGTCGAGGACGATCACGCCCTGTTCGTAGTCGCTTCAATCCCTCAAGGGTTCGTCTGGAACCAGGAACAGCGGGGGACAGTGACCGCCGAAAGCGAGCTTCAATCCCTCAAGGGTTCGTCTGGAACACCTGCACCCGCCAGTCGGTCGGGACGATCCCCTCGCTTCAATCCCTCAAGGGTTCGTCTGGAACTCCGCCGGGTCGAAGCCCTCGAAGGCGTCAAGTGTGCTTCAATCCCTCAAGGGTTCGTCTGGAACCGAGCGCCATCTGTGCGTTTTCGCTGGCCTGTTCGGGGCTTCAATCCCTCAAGGGTTCGTCTGGAACCGTCCGGCGGATAGAGTTGTTCGACCTTGCTGTGGCTTCAATCCCTCAAGGGTTCGTCTGGAACTCAACTACCACGTCAATGGCCGGTGCAGTCACCCGCTTCAATCCCTCAAGGGTTCGTCTGGAACACCGGCGCGGAGTAGGTTCCGGTCCGGACCATCAGGCTTCAATCCCTCAAGGGTTCGTCTGGAACGCTCGGGCTCGAGCCGGTCCTGGCCGTGATCGGCGCGCTTCAATCCCTCAAGGGTTCGTCTGGAACACGTAGTTGTCGAGGCCCTGCTTCGACACAACTACGCTTCAATCCCTCAAGGGTTCGTCTGGAACATCGGCGGCGTCCTGCGGATCCATCGCCCGGGCCTCGCTTCAATCCCTCAAGGGTTCGTCTGGAACCGGGCTTCTTTGCCGGCCTCGGCGGCGGCGACCATGCTTCAATCCCTCAAGGGTTCGTCTGGAACGGCCGCGTCCGCGGTTGCCTGGAGTCGTTCAATCGCTTCAATCCCTCAAGGGTTCGTCTGGAACCGGCGGCGAGGGAACGATTCGGACGGCGACCGGCGAGCTTCAATCCCTCAAGGGTTCGTCTGGAACTCGAAGCGGTCGATACACCACTCGTATTGTTCAGGGCTTCAATCCCTCAAGGGTTCGTCTGGAACCCGACGCCTAAGTACCGACACGGCGTAGCCAACATCGGCTTCAATCCCTCAAGGGTTCGTCTGGAACGAGCTGGAATGGTTGTCGGCGCAGCGAAGTATGTGCTTCAATCCCTCAAGGGTTCGTCTGGAACGTCGTTGCCCTAACACCTCGCGCGCGAACCGGACGCTTCAATCCCTCAAGGGTTCGTCTGGAACGCCGGACGGCTGGATTCGTGAGGATATCATTGCCGGCTTCAATCCCTCAAGGGTTCGTCTGGAACGTCGAGGAGATCGTCCGCGACGGCGGGGTCGAACTGGCTTCAATCCCTCAAGGGTTCGTCTGGAACTTCAGCTCGCCGGCGGCCTGCATGTCCAGGTACGGGCTTCAATCCCTCAAGGGTTCGTCTGGAACTCTCGGAAACTGATTCGTTCGACTCTCGCTCGACGCTTCAATCCCTCAAGGGTTCGTCTGGAACGACACTGGCACCCAGCTCTACACCGACACGATCGAGCTTCAATCCCTCAAGGGTTCGTCTGGAACTGGCAATGTCCGCATTGCTGGGTTGATGGGTGAAGGCTTCAATCCCTCAAGGGTTCGTCTGGAACCCTATCTTTTATGGCGATACGTATACAACACGTTAGCTTCAATCCCTCAAGGGTTCGTCTGGAACTGGAGTTCTTCGCGGATTTCGTTTCCGGTACTCATTGCTTCAATCCCTCAAGGGTTCGTCTGGAACCATCGTCTACCTCCTTCAATCCCTTTGAGTTCGTCTGCTTCAATCCCTCAAGGGTTCGTCTGGAACGTAATCCTGCATCGGATGGATGGCAGTGTGATGGGGCTTCAATCCCTCAAGGGTTCGTCTGGAACTACGGCCAGGATTATGCCATCTTCACCAAGGGGAGCTTCAATCCCTCAAGGGTTCGTCTGGAACCGTCCCGGACTGGCCGCGACGACGTACCCGAGATGCTTCAATCCCTCAAGGGTTCGTCTGGAACCGCACTCGAACGAATTGCCGCCGCCGGGACTGTCCTGCTTCAATCCCTCAAGGGTTCGTCTGGAACTGGCCGTCATGCGCTACCCGAAGGGCAATCGGTCGCTTCAATCCCTCAAGGGTTCGTCTGGAACAAGAATACACAAGCGACCCCGCCGAACGCGCAAAGGCTTCAATCCCTCAAGGGTTCGTCTGGAACGCGGAGCGCCGACCGAGTATGTCGCCGTATCAGCGGCTTCAATCCCTCAAGGGTTCGTCTGGAACTTGCGAATCTCCAATTCGCCCGGAGCAGTAAAGCTGCTTCAATCCCTCAAGGGTTCGTCTGGAACTGGACGGCTCGCTTGAAGATCGTCCGCTGGAAGGCCGCTTCAATCCCTCAAGGGTTCGTCTGGAACGCTGTGGCACGACCATCAGCATTCAACCATGAGCGGCTTCAATCCCTCAAGGGTTCGTCTGGAACGCCAGTGCGCTGGAAGTCGATTCAGACGGCAGTGAGCTTCAATCCCTCAAGGGTTCGTCTGGAACAAGAAGTCCTACCGCGCGGTAGCGAACGGTTTGGTGCTTCAATCCCTCAAGGGTTCGTCTGGAACTCCGACAGTGGCGGGCCAGTTGACCGGCTCCAAGACGCTTCAATCCCTCAAGGGTTCGTCTGGAACCTTGTTCGGATTCACTATTCCGACTGCCTTGGTACGTGCTTCAATCCCTCAAGGGTTCGTCTGGAACGTCGTCGGTCGCGCCGTCCTGCAGCAGCGTGTCGCCGCTTCAATCCCTCAAGGGTTCGTCTGGAACAGTAACGTTGAGTTGGCTTGCCTGAAGTGGGTCAAGCTTCAATCCCTCAAGGGTTCGTCTGGAACGACACGGCCGTCGCCTACCGTGACCGCGCGCTCGTGCTTCAATCCCTCAAGGGTTCGTCTGGAACGGTCGGACTGTGGGTCAACACGAACCCCTCAAGCGTGCTTCAATCCCTCAAGGGTTCGTCTGGAACCGAACTCCCCAGCCCGCCGAGCAGTTTCACCGCGACGCTTCAATCCCTCAAGGGTTCGTCTGGAACGCGAGGTCACGGGCGACGGTGGCGGCGCGGTCGATGCTTCAATCCCTCAAGGGTTCGTCTGGAACTTCGAGCGGTTTATCGGCCGCTCCGGTCGGATGTTCGCTTCAATCCCTCAAGGGTTCGTCTGGAACCGTTCGAGCGCGTTGTCGCCCGGCGGCACGTCGAAGGCTTCAATCCCTCAAGGGTTCGTCTGGAACCACGTTCGAGCGCACACCACTCGAAGATCGCGAGCCGCTTCAATCCCTCAAGGGTTCGTCTGGAACGCGGGGGTAGGTGTCCGCGGCCCAGATGACCACATTGCTTCAATCCCTCAAGGGTTCGTCTGGAACGCTTCGGTGGGGTGTCATCTGACGGCATACTAAAACGCTTCAATCCCTCAAGGGTTCGTCTGGAACTGGGCCGGTGGGAATTGAACCCACGACTCCGGGATGCTTCAATCCCTCAAGGGTTCGTCTGGAACCCAGAGCGTCAGTGTCGTCTCTCCGCTGGAGCCGCTGCTTCAATCCCTCAAGGGTTCGTCTGGAACAATGGACGTGTGCCCGATTTGTCACCCCGACACTGAGCTTCAATCCCTCAAGGGTTCGTCTGTAACTGACCAGCTCGTCGACATGGCGACGCGCGTGCCAGCGCTTCAATCCCTCAAGGGTTCGTCTGGAACCGACGTCAATGACCGCCACCCGCACCGTCTCGCCCGAGCTTCAATCCCTCAAGGGTTCGTCTGGAACAAGCGTGTTTGACGCTGAAGGACTCGCTGAAACGTGCTTCAATCCCTCAAGGGTTCGTCTGGAACGCGGTCTCGATCACGCTGTTCACGGTCGCGGTCGCGCTTCAATCCCTCAAGGGTTCGTCTGGAACCGGGGTCGAAGCCATCATCAAATCGGAGCGTCGGGCCGCTTCAATCCCTCAAGGGTTCGTCTGGAACGCCAGCGTCTCCGGCGGTCGCCCCTCGCGATCCTCGCTTCAATCCCTCAAGGGTTCGTCTGGAACGATCGGGTTTTACCCGAGCCGGGTTCTCCGTAGATGCTTCAATCCCTCAAGGGTTCGTCTGGAACGCGGATCGTTGCGGGTTCGGGTCCCGGATTGTACGCGCTTCAATCCCTCAAGGGTTCGTCTGGAACCCCACCGGCATCCACATTCCGGACTGTTAAATCCCGCTTCAATCCCTCAAGGGTTCGTCTGGAACCACTGGAACTGAATCACAGGATACACTCTTCGGACTGCTTCAATCCCTCAAGGGTTCGTCTGGAACCAATCACTGTGCCGAACAGACTAATTGAGGGGCCTGCTTCAATCCCTCAAGGGTTCGTCTGGAACAATTTGAGAATCCCGCGCTTGCACCGGGTGAGGCGCTTCAATCCCTCAAGGGTTCGTCTGGAACCACCACAGCTAATGCATTCGTTGTCCCTGCTGACGGCTTCAATCCCTCAAGGGTTCGTCTGGAACGATCACCGCGATCACCGTGAGGACGATCGGCCACTTGCTTCAATCCCTCAAGGGTTCGTCTGGAACCAGACCGGACAGACCGGGCCGTCGCGACGCGCGTCGCTTCAATCCCTCAAGGGTTCGTCTGGAACCGTGTCGTCGATCGTGACCTCCGCGCCGACATTCCCGCTTCAATCCCTCAAGGGTTCGTCTGGAACTCGTGTGGGGGATCGGGAAGGGTGCGCCGCGGCGGTCGCTTCAATCCCTCAAGGGTTCGTCTGGAACATGGTCTCAACTGCTAAATCCCACTCCGATGTCACTGCTTCAATCCCTCAAGGGTTCGTCTGGAACGCCGCCTCGCTCGCATCCGCAGTCCAGGACGCGTTGCTTCAATCCCTCAAGGGTTCGTCTGGAACGCTGCTCAAACAGCAAGAAGACTTGATCGAGAAGCTTCAATCCCTCAAGGGTTCGTCTGGAACGATTTGGTTGTGTCCTTCATTGTGGATCAGTTGAGCTTCAATCCCTCAAGGGTTCGTCTGGAACCCGCGGGAATATAGGCGGGTAGATGGCTATACTTCTCGATTTCACAAAGATGTTTCCATCGACCCTCAATTCACCTGCAATCCACAGGGGGTCGATGGAAATTCCCTCATACGACAAACAAAACAAACCGGTTCAAGTAAACCGGCTTCCAGGCTCGTCACTCGCCCCGAAAGTAGTGAAGTCAAACGCTGCTGGATTGCTAGATTCGAACACGACAACCGAGTCATCTTCTCTGACTGTGGTGTCGATCTCATTTTTCAACGCTGTGACTTGCCCGTTGGTAAGTTCTCCGAAGAATACAGATTGTTGAAGATGCTCCAGTCGTCGTCGCAGCAACTTTCGATAAATATGTGTTCGTTCAGCCGGAACATCGTACACGACGATAACGTACATCTCACCACCACCTTTCTGTCGGATGGTAGGGCTCCCCAGTCAAGATGTGTTTTTTCAAACTGTATACGTCAGTCTGAACGAGCGTTTTGAAGCTCACCTTCCGATTCAGCCGTGGGTGCTTGATTGTTTCATCCAAGGTTTCCTCGTACTCTTTGAGGACAGTCATCCTCCCATCTTCGGTCAACAGACATCCATCGAGTTCGCCCTCGAAATCATCTATCGATAGCTGTTGGCGGTTGACCAGCCTGAACAACAGCCGATCAGCCAAAATTGGCTTGAAAATATCCGCGATGTCGAGGGAAAGGGTGAAACGCCGTTCGCCGGGCTCGTGGACGAAACCAACGGTCGGATCCAAGGCAGTCTTTCGAATAGCCGAGACGCAAGCAGTATAGACCATCCCGTTGAGGAAGGATATGGCCGCATTCGCCTCGTTTGTCGGT
It contains:
- the cas2 gene encoding CRISPR-associated endonuclease Cas2; translation: MYVIVVYDVPAERTHIYRKLLRRRLEHLQQSVFFGELTNGQVTALKNEIDTTVREDDSVVVFESSNPAAFDFTTFGASDEPGSRFT